The Balearica regulorum gibbericeps isolate bBalReg1 chromosome 23, bBalReg1.pri, whole genome shotgun sequence sequence TCTTGGCTGTAGACACAGCGTGTGAACGGCACCCTGTCCTGTAAGGCAAAGAGGTACAATCTGTATTTTATACTTAAGCATTTGAGTGGTTTCTTaagtatattttgaaatacCTCTGCTCTACGCAGAGTTTTTGGCTCATCTGAAGCTACCAACTTGTTTCTATGTTTTACAAAGCTGTTTGTTTGATACCTAAGAAAGAATGCCCTACGAACACGACAATTTGCTTTGTGAAACGTGGAGGCACacctgggggttttttaattttaatcccccaccccccccacccccccaaataCAGTGTCTCCTAtctcttttcaaagcaatgCTGGGAAAAAAGCTCCCTGCCAGAAATTCATATACCTGTCCAGGTGTCAGGCAAGACACGAGTGATCCAAGCAGTACGAGGCAGGTTAGATCCTACAGATGATATACCAAGGGGAAAATTCAACATTATTTCAATAATATCGCTCTAACAGAAGTGTCACCAAGACTCTTAAAACACATGATTTCTGAGCATCACGTTATATATGGATGCATTCAGCAAAACATTCGCTTGCCTGGAGCCCCAtgaattttaatacaaatatgtCAGCACACAACTGTTAATCTATCGTCTCTATCACATCGTCTAATTCCTGACGAAAGAGAGAACTACACAACACCAGAACAGCCAGAGCATCGCCCAGCGAGAGCGGCCGCCTTACCCCCATCTCCCTCGGGGCCACCATCCGGACACAGCCCGAGGTGCTGGACTATCAATGAGCATCCACCAGCCAGGAATTCAATCCACCAAAGGTGCGAAGCACTTCAGCCTGACCCAGGGAAACACTGAAGCGCAGGGACAACCCTGGCAGCACTTCACCTGTACGCTCTTGATTTCCCACAAAAACTTGCACCCTCGCCTTTTTGCAGCCAGATACTCAGCTTGTTCATTAACGGAGAGAAGGATTTACGCTCGATCTGAACAACTAAACAACAAAGCAGAACTCCCACATCTTGACCCTCCGCCTATCCTAGGGTGGATGTGTTACTAGAACTGCTAAACTGTTCGTTACAGGTTGGTGTTACCAGACGCAGCCTACCCGTGAGTTTTGGATGAGATGCGAGTTATCCTCTGTAAGTACGCATGCATGAGCGTGTACGGCTTACAGTTGTTATTTAAATCGCTTGAGTTAATAGGCAAGAAAGGcattcaggtttaaaaaaaaatatatatatatatacacacacacaaattatacattctggaagagaaaaaagtgacCTAGAAAATCCAATTGTCTTCTGAATGGCAATTGCACCGAGTTTGGAGGCTAAACTCATTAATTAAACCGAAACAGTAGATTTAAGTGACACTTAAAGTGCTAATTTCAACTCCTCTTTAAACCACGAATCTCCAGCAAGTCTCTCGGTAATAACAATAAAGAGTTTTGCACGCAAATGCCAGGTACCAAGCGCCTGCAAAGCCCTTCGGCTCTTCTGGCAGCACCTTTCCAGCTGGTCCCAAGAagcttctcctccctccagctgcagcaagaGAGTACCCTAAATCACACCTTGCCTTCACCAGCCGTTCTACCAAAGGCTTTCATGGCCAGTTCCTCCAGGCTAAGAGCCTGTCCCCGACATTTGCCGGTAGCAGGGGATTTGTGAAAAGAGGAAAGCTTTTATCTCACCCTTTCAGCGGTCTTCTCACAGCCCTTAACCACATGCTGACTTGGATCTGGAAGGACAAGCCTCTCTATTCCTTCCAAACACTTCAGCACGCACACACTCTGGGTAGCTCAATCAATTCCCTAGTCTAATTGTGCGGCAGAGAATATTTGCCGTTAAAAACACCGCTCTTAGTGTTTCTGTATGCCAATACACaggaaacaaagataaaaatctaaGTATTACCTTGGCTCCTGGCTCATGCAGCGCCATTGAGTTAACCGTTAACAACGTGCAGATCAGCAAAGAGATGTAGCATCACTTTTTGGTCAAGGTATTTCCAGGAGTAGATCATGGTCCACCAGACATGCCAGactatgaaaaaagaaaaatcaaggctGGAGTGGCTGATCCGCATCGCTGCCATCTCCCTGGGCACCAACAGCACAGATAAACCATAGGAGCTTCACAAGGAATTGAATGTTCTTTCACAAAAACAACACTACATCAGCAGGGGAACAGCATCAGTTGGGTCTGTGTCTAAGAACGAGGTGCCTGGTAATTAAACCCGCCCAGGCACAAATCGTAACCCACCTTGGAGAGGCAGGGACTGCAATGGAGCGGGATGTCACAGCTCTACACTCCCACCCTACTTCAGGATCACCCGTGTCTCTCCATAGCACCGTACCAGCACGCACAACGATGGTTTTGGGTGGACAGTGTGAGCTTCGCTGATCCATAACACGTTGCCCAGGTCAATTCGATAGGAACGAGCACTTTGGGCTAAAGGCTCGTTACAAAGGATATCAATTCCACACACAGGCTAGCTAGGAACTGCTCTACAAATGCGATTACAGCCACAGCaatctcatttcttctttctactaTTGACCCAAGGAACGTTAGTCATATCTCAGGTACAGGGCACCTCTCTTGCCCAACCTATGACAGGTAATTTTGCACACCCTGCATGAAGAAACCCTCGTGCGTTAGCTTTAGGCTCAGAGCGTGATCCTGCTAAGCTTGTTGAGACACGCAGCTAGACGATCAGTATTTGCTCTCACTTGCATTTAttcaaagaaaggagaaacatCCTGACTAAAGACCTAAATTTTAAGTAGCGAAAACCTCAGTGAGAAAGGGATTCAGCATTACCCAGATAACAccaaggcaagaaaaaaaaccccagaaaagtAACATGAATTGatcaaaggagaaagaggttttttcccccctttcttttcaATCAAAGTGCAGTACATAGGGTTATAACCTATGCACTAAGCTTCCCGTTAATGGCAGCTAGTCTATAACAAGTTGACCGAATGACCCTGCTTCTAGTCCCACGAGGATTATTAATAACCAGAGGACATCACCTCCACGGAGCACATTTGAGCTCTCACTCTGGCACGGGAGATCCACATCAGCCCCGGTTAAAGGCAACCCTCCCCATCAGATCCTGGAGAAGCCATTGCTCGAGAACGCCAGCCTGCTTTACAACCCCAAATAACGGTCCTCTCTGCGTGGGTGCCAAACGCGGGAGCCCAAAATGCTGCACTCGCCTTGGTTTCTCTGCTCCTCGAGGTCCTTTTCTTgacagctgccagcagcacaaagcattcgtctccttccagccctgctccaaaaagagaaaacaaaataaaatatgaagtgtTCGCTCTTCCAGGGACCTTCTGTGGGGCTGGGAATCACGACTGCTTTGAGCCAgggtggatttttctttcctcctgatgCTCCCTTGAGTTTTTGGAGTTGTGCAGACCAGCAGCGAAGCATTTAGACTAAGCACGTCTTCGGGGAGGCGTACAGTGAAGGTATTAAAAGCTAACAACAACAACGCTGTTTGCGCTCCCCTGTTTACCCAGCCCAGCCCTTAGCAAAGGACACGGCACAAACACTTTACATGGTGGTGGTGAGCTTAGCGATTAACTTTCTGTTCATTCGCTAATCCCGCTTAATGACATCTTTCACATTAGGTTTTCATCTTGAGGGCAGGAAGCATCCCTCCACGCTATTCTGCTGCAAACTAAACGAAGgatttaagggggaaaaaaccccaaaacaccacatACCCCTTGACAACAAGCGCAAAGCAGACGCCAAGCAGTGGAAGGTTTCGTTTCTGTCTCTGCATTGTAGTGACCGGCTCCAGGGAGGGAATAAAGCTGTTGGTTGAGAAGAAAAGCCGTACCCGCGCTGAGATCGCTGCAAAGCACGGCTCTCAGAGACTCACCTGGAGAATCCATAAGCCCAACCCGGACAAGGTGAAGCCATCATCTTGCTTCAAGGGTCTCTCTCCAAGCTGAGCCCTACCCAGAAACCACCCGATCTCCCAGGCATGCCAAAATCCATTACAAACAGGCTGCCTCGCCTATCTAACTCATCCTCTCAGCTTCTGATTAAAACCAAGCAGGAGAGCAGCTACGTGCCAGTGCTAACAGGACAACCTCCATCCTTTCCCTCCACTGGCCACCCACCCCTTCCTCCAGGCACGTTCAATCACATGCAGTCCCATCCCTCTGGTATTTCATCCACCCCCCCAAACCGTTTTGAAGCCAGACATGACCTTAACCACACCTTCAATCTCAAGGCATCATATTCAAGAGATCCATCGAGGTGGTTCGTTAAAGTACTTTATTGGTGATCACGTATACTCCGTGCACGTTAAGCTTTGTACAAAAACCCTCTCCATTAACACCAGAGTGAGTGACAGCCACCAGGAGCTTTGAACGCTGGTTTTGCTCCCTTCTGTGGAAGCAGAAGcgaaaacaacattaaaaaaatagccaaaTAGGCCACATGGGTTGGACTCCACCAGCAAACCAGTCCTGCAGTtcacagccccagctgcagcacagaaaattaaaaactccCTCCCAGACGAGCCTGGTTTGCTCTTGCAAAGCACGTGCACGGGAAAGGCTTTGCATCTCCTGCCGCACTCCGCTTTCGGGGTCCTGCCTCCCACTTCTGATGCTCTGCCATCAAGCGCCAGTGTGGTTTATCAAGACTAATTAAAAACCTCATCTCAAGAGCTCTAAGCCAGCAGGGAAGATGTTTCCATGCCCACCACAGCCTCATTTGTCGTCCGAGGTGCTCTCCGGCAGCAGGGCGCCGCTGGAGCTCTTGTTGCCTTTGCGGGTGCACATGCCACAGTCCAGCTCCACGTCAATGTCCCCGAATTTCAGCTGGCAGGACTTGTTGCAGCTGCAGGACAGACAGCGACACCGGTCAGGTATTTACGGGCAGCGAGAGCTGTCGGCTCACCCCAGTCTGCTTGGGACGGCTGCTAAGGACCGTCTGCTCTGCGGTGGCACCGAGCCCATCCTTTCCAGCCAAGCCATGGACCAGTCCATGCTTGGAAATGCATGGACACCCACTTTTCTTATCCCATGATACACTGGCAGCTGGATTTCCCAGGGTAGCATTGGGTCTGGGTATTGCTCTTGGTCATCCCAGCTCGTGCTTGGTGCTGGGCACCCCTCAGGAGCCCTCTCCCCCACGTACCAGCGAGATGTTGCAGAGTTTGCTGCCAAGACGGCGAGAGCAGCCGCGTAGTGCCAGCAGAAGCACATGGTGAGGAACGTGAAGTTGCCGCGATCGGTCTGATCCCAGCCCGGTCCTCCCCATGGAGGGGACAGCACAAACCCAATCTGGTCGCAGACCAAAGAGATGTTAGGCATCAGCACGTGTCAGGCTTTAGCACAtacctcctctcctttcctcctgattttagccatgctgctgcagctgactATGGCCTAGAGGCACACTAATTCCAAGTAACACCTGGACCACTGCCCTCAGCACCCCCAAGCATCCTTGTCTCCCCAGACTGACGCAGGGGTGCATTTCGGGAGGAGAGAGATGCTCTGTGGGCTCACAATGCGGCCCAGCATCCTCAGAGAAAGCTGACAACCCAAAGGCTACGTTGCCAGGCTGTGCATTTCTCCCTAGACCCAAAGCTGGGTGATTACACAAGGGGTTTCCAGATATTTCCAGTTACTTGGAACAACTAGAGGAAGAAACTGGACCcaataaaaagaacaataaaaagaaaccaagtGACTGTGGTTTCCCATTCTTGTTGTGTCTCATTCCCATTTAGCATTCAGGTTTGTCTGTGCTGCATACATTACCCGTGCATATCTCCACGATTACAGCTCTGGCACTAAGCTTCCTCATTCCTTCCTAAGATATTCCAACCAGTTTAACCCCAAAAGACGTGCCATAAAGGACAAAGCAGCCCCCCTCTGCTTGCCTTCCTGGGTGTGAAGCCCACTGCTCAGAGGAGAAGGCTGGATGTGCACTGACCTGCCAAAGCCAAGAGccctggagaaggaaggagctggTCCTGAAGGTCTCCAGGATGACATGGTCTCGGAGGAACACCTCTAGGAGGGTACAGAGGGCTCCAGCAAAGATAGCCATGACCAGCAGGGAATGGAGGTGGTGGTCCAGTGCAGCATCGCTGTAGTCATGGAAACAGATGAGCAAACCTGGCAAGATTCACACTGCATTAGAAAAAGATGCTTTGGGATTTGTTTGGGCTttgttgtttgtggggtttttttaaataaaaaccatctGAAAACTGAGACTATGCTCCGGGTCTCGCTATGATCTGCCTGGTGGGAAGAGCCAGAGAGCCAACAGCCTGCAGTCATCACCTTCACTCTGCAAGGACTCTGCCCACAGAGCAGCCCCGGAGCTGCAGGATCCCCATGCCTAGCCAGGGCTGTAGGGCTGTCAGGAGGACCTTCAGCTCAGAAGATGGTGGGGAGCTTTGTATCACGGTTTGTCTTTCTGTGCATCCAACCAAGGTGGGGAGACAACACCTTTTTGCGACTCCAGAGAGAGCCAGCTGCTTGTCACCAGCAGAAGCACACACACATCCCTAGGGCCTTGTGCATCCCCAGTTCACCAGGGGCATCCAGCCACGGCCAGATTCATATttggagaggaagggggagggggtgACTTCGGCACACAGCCAGTGCCATCGTGCATCTGCAcaccctccagctctgcctgcttgCACAGCACCTCACCGGCCTCGAAAGAGCCCAGGGATTTTGGGTTGCCGCACATCGGTGACGCTCCCAGTGCTTCCCCTAACCCATACTCCATACCCTCCCAGGCACCACGTAGGATTCACCTTCGATGAACAGAGCCATGGACAGCGAGAGCCGATCTAAGCCAAGCGGCAGCTTGAGCGGGGAGTGCGAGACAATGTCCACGATGCcggagaggaggaagaagaggtacATGGTGGTGTAGTGCCAGTGGGTGAGGTCTGTCCAGCTGTGCGTCTTGGGGCTGTACAGCTGCAGGTGGGGACCCGCGGGAATAAACTGCTCAATCAACATCCCTGGGTAGAAAGCAGAAAGGTCAGGCTTTTCCTTTTACACAGGGGAAAGGACAAGGAAAGCCTTTCTTTGCAACGGTGAAGTCCTAGTGGTATTTACCCAGAGGGACGGCAGCAAGGTCCCATCACA is a genomic window containing:
- the LOC104635155 gene encoding transmembrane protein 45B is translated as MPTSFLGSALRGTFFFIFGLWWSVRYPLKYLRRKANAESQPSYGVQRVEVFEGMVKAFFALAGMLIEQFIPAGPHLQLYSPKTHSWTDLTHWHYTTMYLFFLLSGIVDIVSHSPLKLPLGLDRLSLSMALFIEGLLICFHDYSDAALDHHLHSLLVMAIFAGALCTLLEVFLRDHVILETFRTSSFLLQGSWLWQIGFVLSPPWGGPGWDQTDRGNFTFLTMCFCWHYAAALAVLAANSATSRCCNKSCQLKFGDIDVELDCGMCTRKGNKSSSGALLPESTSDDK